A segment of the Lycium ferocissimum isolate CSIRO_LF1 chromosome 5, AGI_CSIRO_Lferr_CH_V1, whole genome shotgun sequence genome:
taatcacgaccaaagtctattatcgtgtactttcacatacaatacttattccatgttctaaatgtcatttataacgcatttataatctcaacgtatccattttcatgattcaatccaactactactcaataaggatactattcacccatttatgacccattttctatactcttctacaatccaagtgtttcaacttaaaaatacttcaaataacatggaaagattatgaaactcaccttagatgatggagaaacaagccttgaatggtaatacacctttcttaccaaaaccctatttcacctttcttgaaatttcttgacttggatgactttaatgaggtctCCTtcgcttgattcacttcaattcttgttattgatctttgatttccttggttttcttatggataAAATGTATGgagggttctagaggtcttgagagatggaagaagttggtggaaatgaaataaatgaagtgggaatgCATTTAAAGACTTAAAACAATTTCAGTCGTCGGGgcttccacggactgttccatggtccgtggaacctagtgctggccgtggaactggtcgtggttcacgaccagccagccatcttctctgctggctgttccacggactcatccacggtccgtggatcatgatgctgtccgtggaacatggtcgtggaactcacagttccaccgaagcggttcccgtcgtttcttttgatcttcaatccttatggaaccttcttaacacttgtttatcactttatTAGTAACCTaggggacattataactcttctccaaaacatccttaaggcatcattaactcaatactcataattttgcccgacacactaacttataactcgctttccttaacaactttctttcctcaactcgaatgtctttggaattattaattagcatcatcaaatactatttcttacttgtccatacctcgcatacgtcatgcccctcgttagtctattcaccgtacgctaaggggaaatttccaaggtgtaacacggTATATCCAAAGATTTCAtatatcaatgcttcgtaagtgtatcagagatccttcaagagttgtaccaGTGAATGATGTCCAGGTGAtcgagcagttatcatacgaagaggttccggcggctatattggacaggcaggtccgtcggttgcgaaccaaggatgtagcctctattaaagtcttgtggaggaataagaatgttgaagaagtgacttgggaagtagaagaagcgatgaagattaagtacccgcatttgttcccaGCAGTACAGGAGGTGCAGTCAGAGACATCCCTTTCCCTAAGTATTGTTTTCATTTGAGTTATCGTGATTTAAACTTTCTAGACAAAAGGAGGAGAAGGAAGTTATCAATAAAATCTATTTATCTTAATTGAGATTTAAAAACGGAAGAGGagttttacttttatatacGTCAAGGGATGTTTAAAGggttttttccttcttttcagATTCATAAATGATCAAAAACAGTAAGGGAGGGCCCTATTCTCTATCTTTAAAATTGAATATTTGGGTTTTTTACATTCAGCACCCCGTTAGATTTTCCTTTTGGTTTTGGGGGCcctttatgtataaaatttttctaaattcttttatatatagttTCCGGGGCCAAGCCCTTATATACGAAGATTTTATGTATAGGGGGATGGGAAAGGAGTAGGGGAATACGTAACACCGAAAAGGCTATGAATAATAAAATCGGCCGTACGAAAGGGGGAGGCCCCGGGAAGGCCGATATGAAAGGAAAGAGACGGGGGTTATATAAGCGCATATCCTTTTATACGCACAATTAAGATATTCATTAAAGAACAGCTAAGGACCATTCAATACGATTTTCGCCAAAACAGTTAACAAAGTACGTAAGTCTTTCCAAGTTTTTATCTTACCTATTCTcaggttttatatatatatatatgagttgtTTGTGTTTTAAGttagtacattatccgtacccCTCCCCGTGTCGGGCCGTTTAGGAGTATGGGAGACGACGGGTCCAAACCCCAGACCCAGTCGGGGGTCGCCCCTCCTTCGTCCCAGCATCCCTTTTTGGGATGCCCTTTTGAGTGTAGATAGGGAGACGGGGCCGTCCCCCCCTTTCTACCCCCGAGGGGGTTCAGACGGGGTGTATTAGTCGGAGATGTAGCCTTTCGCTTCTTTGGTACGTATGTGGCCTGCGGCTTCCGTTTTTCCGGGGGTATATATAGTGGTTTTTAGAGTTGAAAGTTTCCCCCTTTAGAGATTAGGGCAGGGGTTTGATGTTGGGATGACATTATATAAGGGGGCCCCTGAGGTCACCCCATCACGCTCACTCATTGGTCGTGACATTAACTCTCGACACTACTTAGTGGAGACATTCAATGATACTTACTGAGTATGTGTTGGTATATTCATACTACACTTCTCACCCTATGTGTAGATATGGATTGAGCTATTGTGATGTTCGTGGGTATTTTTCACATCCATATTTAACCTTAGAATACAAAGTGACAGCTTCAAGCAATTTTCGGAGCACTATATCAGGGTTCGAAATCGGCACCTATAGTTAAGGATGAAGGGGTATTTACCCCCTACAATAACTTTTGATGATATGTACAAGGGTTAGAGCCATATTCAAATGTGTCTTTGGAATGGTTAATTGAACTAAATTATTGTCCTTCCACGGTCCTTGAGTAGTTATGTAGAACACTCTATTCTCTAAGGTATTAATCTAACAAGGGAAAGTGGcaaaatatacccctctactttgttaTTTAGATAtgatatacccctcgttaaaaAGTGGCGCACATATACCCTTGTCGTCTAAAAAATTGATCATATTTGCCCTTTTCGTTAACAAACTCatattaattgaattaaaaagtaattttttttttaatttacacgTGGCTTTTAAAAATAACTCCCACCCATTAATTTTTATCCCTTCAAACTCGGCctaactaaaaaaaatcaattgacaaaaatatttaatgttCTTTTTAAGGATGCATACATTTGGTTTTATTCATGTACAAATGAGTTTTTATCGATCCACTTGGTTATACTTCGTTTTTAGATTTTTGTGATGTTCGCAAATTTAGAGTATTGAATCATGTTGAAACGAGACAGAAACTGCatattgttgaatttataaatgacatttttttttggtacttcTTGAATTGAATTTGTCTAAAGTTGGATTCATCAATAGGATTTGGAGAGAGATAATTGTCGTTTTATGCTTTCTTATCTGTTCCTGATCCTTTTCCTAAAGGAGATCGAAAAGAACCAAATCTATTACTTATGAAAAAGATAATATGACTCGTATTTatgttgttttcttttgttcttttagAAGGTACTTTGGCTAGCATAAATGCACTTTTATTTATGGGATTCTATGTTATCTGTATTTAAGATGAAATGGGAGCttaattgatgttgttttcCTCCACATAGAACCGTTGACTAAATTCTCAGCTTTCTGCTTACAAATGTGCTTGCAGGAATAGTTTCATCAATAGGCAATACTGTTGCTCATAAATCATCACCAAATTCAGTAGAGAAGACTATACAGATCGAAATAGAGAACTAGCTGAATAATAAACACTTGAGGTTCCCTCACGGGGGTTGAATAAAATgaggaaatgattttttttttaaattgggtTGGTCtggaggggtaaaaattaatgAGTGAGAGTTATTTTTAAAAGACACGTGATAATCTCAAtgtaaatttcaatttttttttaacctaaaGTTTGATTGGAACGTTTAAAagtaatattttcttttcttaatgtAGTATTTAGTTTAACGTATATTTAATTCTACGAGAATGTATGTATTGTTTTATGGGAGGTAAACTATGGAATTACATTATCTATATTAGTTAAGAGGATATATGTAAGtgtttttaaagataaaaataacTTTGAAGTAAGTAATACCTACATAGCACTAGTATTTGGTTTACcatatatttaattattgttCTTTGCTTAACAAGTACTTACTACATTATTGCTCATTGCATGCCAGTAtttttttgtcatgacccaatcagagggccatgacgggtacctggagctAATCTACCGAAAGACCTCTTTACCTACTTTTCATATccatatctaggtggaccataTGACTAACTCATAACTATCATAATCTATAAGAGCATGTGTTCAAAGATAAAACACGTCTGTATAACATCTCCAACTACGCCCATATGAACAAGCAGATaggctaccaaaaatgatatacaacaatatgaaccgatAAGGTTACATGACATCTAACTACATACAtctgcctacgagcctctacaaggagtataaaacatcataaggacgggacaggatcccgccatgcccaaatatgtactcAAAAGAACAATACCATAGACTGTAGCTCCGAAGCAAGGAAAAGGTTGCATGCGGCAATCGCGGATGAAGCACCTTAGGATCCGATCCATCTCCTGCCTATCGCGgtatgaacgcggcgtccacaaacaaaggacgtcgcacgaataatgtaccgagataaggtgaataacaacataataaaagatatggaaagttacatgagataagagaaataacctgtacatctgaatgccttttAAGGCAgaagtcatgcatgcttagccttttaaaaaaaaatctgccaCTGCCTcagatatacggaccgtataaaatttacggtccgtacatttGGACCGTAAATCCCCAACAGAACACCATCACTCACTGGTTCAATTTTACGGTGGAGTCCATTGaatttacggtccgtacaaaatatacggtccgtagattcaACCGTAAATCTCAACTTTTGCTGAAATGTATTCTCGTCGATTCATTGagcctctaatccttccaataccTGCTAAACATAAACTTAACCCCTTATAACTATAAGATAAACATGTCTAATCTAATTTAACCTTGATAACCCGGTGTCCAAGACTAGAACCATTAACACACgaaaaatctcaatgtacaaaaccaCGAGgggtaacattttttttttcaacccaATCATTTCGAGGTCGTTTGGTAAGAGATATTAGAGAAAATAAGGCATGAATTAACTTTATGTATTACTAATTTCTTGTTTGTTACACTTTTTTAACTTATGTATAACTAATGCAAGTATTAGTTATACACTATATTTGGTATTATCTTGTGTATAACTAacactccctccatctcaaaatatttgttgttttatttATCCAAGACAAAATTAAgtaggtttttttttcttttcattttacccttatattaattacattaatgggctgattttgtgagtTCACATCTAAATACTTAAGAGATTTTTATCATTCAcggaaaagaaatatttattgAGGAGTATAGAATGTAGTAAATACAAGTTAAGaggataaaataataaaatgcgaaaattttataaatgctttctTAATGGGCGTGTAAATAAAAAtgcgacaaatattttgagacggagggagtacttagCAAGTCATCGTATTAGCAATACAAAAGTATTAATACATGCATTAGCATTGTTAAAGACAAAATTGTGGCTGATGTGAAGGACATTttggtaaataaataatttaaaaaaaaattatacaatgcatgttattatttttaataaatcaCACCAAACACCGGATAGAAATAATCTCACCATACCTGATGCTTGCATTAGTAATCTTTGCAATGGCATAAACAATTTATGAATGTTATCTCAACACAAGTGAATCAAACAATACAGTTGGTGTACCCCAAGAACCAAACGTACGGGTAACGAACCAAACGTACGGGTAACAAGCCTAAAGAATCAACTTTGACAGCAACGAAGTCAACTGATGTTAAAAAAAACCCAATCCCACTTTTCTCgtgtataaataaattaaagaattaGATCAATTCCATCGTATCCTATatttatccaaaaaaataaaaatctgaatTCTTGTACCTCCCCCATATTGACTTAAATTCATATattgaaatcaagaaatagtaGGAGTATTTGTGTGTGTTGGTAAATGGGTTCAGAAACAGAGGTGATATTAGGGGTAGATGGAGGAACCACCTCAactgtgtgtgtttgtatgccaCTTATGCATAACAACATCCCTGATCCTCTTCCAATTATGGGTCGCGCTGTTGCCGGCTGTTCCAATTTTAATAGCGTTGGAGGTATACAATCTTTTACTTGTAGATTGGATTTCAATTAGAATTATCGTTATCAGTTCCTACTCCCTCCCTCCCAATTTAACTGTCTTGCTTTCTTTTTTGGTCTTTCAAGTtcacaattcaaacatcctacatgTCAATTTATAACTACAAAATTCAACAGTCACTTTAGTATATTATaaacatctttaatttaggacctgaagattcaaaagttaatatttattccttaaactttgtgcccagtcaaactaagacacttaaattgggacggagggagtataaattaGTGAGTAGTAGAATAAAGCTGCTCAATTCCAGCAAAATGGATATTGATGATTCATATGGTAAACACTAAGTGGTTTGAATTGAGACATAATTGCTGTTTTACAATTTCTGATTAAGGTTTTGAATATATGAATGTGTCTTGTATAATTCAAAGGAAAAAGGGGAAAGTTTTTTGATTTATGTTAGTTGCTTCATTTGCTTCCTTTTTAACATTAATAAGGGTTTCtcatgttttattttcttgggTGTTTGTTAGTTATTGGAAAAGAATAATCAGGAAGACCTTTCTGGTCTTTGGTATCTAAAATCTAGAGTTTAAGTATTCCTTTTGCTTTTCATGGGGGGAAAGGAACAAGGTAGAAAGAAAACAAGTAGTTCATACTAATCAATCAACTATCTCTTAATTCCATACTAGTTGAGGTCAACTGTATGAATCCTCCTTTGTCTTCATTGCCCTATCTACGGTCGTCTGCATGTGGGTGGATGTTCCAAATCCAAATAAATTAAGTATTCGGGAGTCTCGTCATAGTTAGGCTATATTTTGCTGGTCCTGGTTGTCAACCTGCCGCAACCATCCTTTTTTATCTGCACTTTGGACCGACTGTGCTATGCAAAGCTCACATAGCAGATTAAGTAGGTCAACTAATCAGAAGCAAAATTAATATATGCAGTTCAGTAGGATATTTGTACTTGACCATATGGCTAAGGTTCTGAATTGTTATCTCATTTTGTTAGATATGCTTTTTGGAAATTATGTTGAGCATGAATGGTCATCATTGCAAGTCAATCCACATTGAATGCTATGAGCGGAATAATATTGTGTATTTCTGTGGATTTCAACAGTTGTTCTATTGTTGAAGTTTGTTAAATCAACTGCTAGAAATGTTTTCCTTACGGTTGAAGTAATGTCATAAGGCATAGATGTTCttgattccttttttttttattttttaataaagttAAATGTTCTTGATTCCTAATAGATATGAGTTtcttttgccatttcattttgGGTCTATGTTTACAGAAGATGTAGCTAGAGAAACACTGGAAAAGGTTATAGAAGAAGCTTTGTTTGATGCTGGTGTCAAACGATCAGCTGTTCAAGCAGTTTGTTTGGGTCTATCTGGTGTGAACCATCCAAAGGATCAGGGGAAAATATTAGGCTGGCTGAGGTTTGCTCCTTGCACTCATTTGTTTACtgttctttttgtttgtggagttcctttctttgagccgagggtcttttggAAACAGCCTTTCTGCCCCACAAAGGcagaggtaaggtctgcatacatcctaccctccccagaccccacttgtgggatcacactgggtatgttgttgtttgttgtttgtttgtggAGTTAATCTTGTACTTCAGGTGTAACTTTTGAACTTAGTCTCAATATTAGGCTGCCGATATTTGCTCTTAATAACCGAGAATTCTGCTGTTCCAGCTTCTAGTCTCAATATTAGGCTGCCGACATTTGCTCTTAATAATTGAGAAATCTGCTGTTCCAGCTTCTAGTCTCAATATTAGGCTGCCGACATTTGCTCTTAATAACCGAGAAATCTGCTGTTCCAGCTTCGAAACTCGGTGGAATAACGGGTCCGCCCCTTTAACCTTCTCCTCAAATATTAGACTTGGCCCACCAGCCAGGACTTGAACTCGTGATGTGCTCTTACCTTACATCCAGTATTGTACTATCTCGGCGGATGAATCAAAGCCCTGGGAGCTTCAGTACTGCTAATTTTAGCAAGCAATTTCACATAATTGTGTCTTGAATGCTAATTGTTTCAAAACTATGGGACATTTGGACCTTGAGTTAATTGTTCCAAAATTATGGGACATTCGGACCTTGATATGCGAAATACTTTATACTTGTGATAATGTTGTATCTCGAATATCAATTCCAAATGTCTATACTTTTCACTAAATAATTGTCAAAACTATGATAATTTTACAGGAGCACATTCCCAAGTCATGTTAAGTTGTATATTCAGAATGATGCCGTGGCTGCTCTAGCAAGTGGTACGGTGGGAAAACTTCATGGCTGTGTTCTGATAGCTGGTACAGGAAGCATTTCTTATGGATTTACTGAAGACGGAAGAGAAGCTCGGGCCGCGGGAGCAGGGCCTGTTTTGGGTGATTGGGGGAGGTAAAGTTGGTGCGTATTCATTGTTTTTCATAAAGATTCGTATTCTGCTACATTTTCCTCTTCCCTATAACCTGAAAAAGACGAATATGTGGAGAAACATATTCTGCTCATATATATAGgaaattaattgtttttgtgtttttcactttttgtcttttttgtCATAAGAAAGTATACTTCTGCTAATTTAGAATTTCAGCATATCAGTTGGCCTTGAAAAGGTCTCCATAGACATATCTGCATGGTAAAGTTTAGTGGTGTAGCTTTCTGTACTGCTAACTTTGTAAATTGTGTGAGGATGTTATCAAGTTCTGATTAACAGTTGAATTTTCACATTTGTTGCACAGTGGCAGATGTTCATGTTGCATGCTACACATGTTTGCCAAATGATGGCTAAACTAGAAACCTTGAACTCATTGCACGAGTAGAGAGTTTTGTGAATATAGCAAGCGACATTTGGATAGATGAGAGATCTGGTTTTGATAAGAGCTAAACTTGATACTAGAACTGATTTGTGTCCTCATAGATTATTTTACTTCAATATTTAGGACTCTCTAGTGAGTTTATTGCTGCTCAGAGGTTGCGTTTTAAATCCAAACTCATTCAGATTATGTTCTGAATCAGAGAACTTAGTCCTTACCTGTTGGAGCACTTGAACTAACTCTTTTACTAGTTGTTTATCTTAGTTGAAGACATTGAAATGATACTCTGTTCTCCTAATTCTGATTCTGTTCTCCTAATTCTGATTGACCGACGAATTCGGTTATAGATACTTTGATTTGACAATTGAAATTGATAAAAATGAGCAAATAACTTCataaaaaagagataaaaatgATCAAAGGAATAGGAAGAAATCCCAGAGAGCTGTTATTCTGTGCCCTAGCAACTTTCAGTTTCCACGTGCATCTCAAATTGGCAACTCTGGATTCTCCCCCAAGCTTGTCATAAATGTTATATTTCATGTGCCTAGCTTTCAATGAGGTTTTATGGAATAGCTCCTACTACACCCTTGGTTATGCCCATGACGACTTGATCCCAATTTTCAGGGCTAGTATTATGATTTTGCATCCAACTTTTCATTGATATAGTGTCTATCTTCCTTAACATGATTGGTTATATCACGTTGAAGTGGATTATGAGCAATATTCATTTCTCCCTTGTCCTGATACGGTGTCATTGGATGCAATATAAAACTTTAAACGTTGAATTGAGCTTCAGGGTCAAGGTAAGTCATCGATGCTAGGAACTATCGTTTGATGCTTTGCTTTGACACTTAATTGGGCTGCAACAGGTAGAATTGATTCAGGTTACCATATTTCATCTAAATATATCAGGGGTAAGTTTATTGTAAGTACCTGCAATGTTCTGCTTTGATGCCTGTTTCTAGTTCATGTGGTTATTCAAAGAGAATAATATTACTTGGCTGGAGCCCTTTAGGAGTAAAAAAATTCACTATTCTAATCCAAAGGACATCCATGCTTGAGGTACATCTCAAGCAAAAGTTACAGCGAGAAAACGTCCAACTGACTTTGAAAACATGAGATGTATCTAATACTGATTTTAGGATTTTGAtaagccgagggtctatcggaaacagcctctcaacctgccaaggtaggggtaaggtctgcgtacactctaccctccccagaccccacttgtgagattacactgggtatgttgttgttgttgataagtttCAGAACACATATATGGACTATATTGTCACGtgttttttgtttatttcttgGATGTAGTGATACGTCCGAATTCGCACTTGGCCATGAGTTATATTTGGGTTAGGATACTCCTTGGACAAAGCAACTGGGAtctttaatttgtttattttctgtaccttatttgtacatcatttttgtgtttttgaggcgAAACAGCCCCAGATCAAGGATGGGGCTGAATACAACTTTAATAATTGCTCACTAATACACTAATTTTTTCAAACTGCCATTTATGTTCGTTTGTTTTTGTGTTCATGTCATAGTGACgagtagtttcaagtatcttgggtctattatacaaggcagtggggagattgacgatgatgtcacacatcgtattagggctgggtggatgaaatggaggctgaAAGCTTCGGTGctatgtgataagaaggtgccaccacaacttaagggcaagttctacaaagtggtggttagaccaggCCATGTTGTAtgggggcggagtgttggccggtTAAGATCTCTCAACGTTcgaaagatgaaagttgcgagatgagaatgttgagatggatgtgtgtgGCACGCCGGGAGTGAcgaggattaggaatgaggctatccgggacaaggtgggagtggccttggcggaagacaagatgcgggaaacgaggctgagatggtttggacatgtgaagaggagagatacagatgccccagtgcggaggtgtgagaggttggccatggatggtttgaagAGGAGGGGGGTAAGCGagagaagtattggggagaggtgattagacgggaTATAGCGCGATTCTGACTAcagggacatgaccttagataggagggtatggaggactcgattagggtagaaggctagtagatagtaacGTTTATCCTTTCGTATTAGTAGTCACATTATCGCGATATAAgttcttgtgctttgatttaTACTATTTGTTAtctgtactttgattatcttattttatccaGTGATAGCTACGCCTCCTTTACAACCGTTCTTCGTATCAGCGGCTTAGTCGCTTTGCTTATTTGCgttttccatatcgctttgaatctccCCGGCCTTATCcgacctctttttatgcttttatgcttttattgagccgagggtcttttggAAACTTCGGtagtcctaccttggtaggagtcgAGGTGCGTACACTCTACTCCCTGGaccgttgtgggatttcactgggttgttgttgttgtcatagtGATCACTGTAATGATTGTTTTCATTAATTggtttctctctcctctctcctctctcctctctcttctctcaCCCCTCACCCCCCAACGGTAAGATCAGTGACTCCGCCCGCCCCCCTCCGGCTAGCCCCCTTTCCGTGGCCGGCGGCCGGCGGTCtatctctctcttcctctctttctttcttttcctttcctttctttccctCTCGCACTCCCGCAACCGGAAACCCCTTCTCCAGTAGGTTTCGGTCGAGGCCTGAACGAGCAGTCCACAGGCGGTACGGCGGTGAACGTGATTATCTTCGGGTAGGTGAACAGTATTTTCTTGCGGTTAACAGGTTCCATTTACCTGGAGTTGGTACCTTCGGTAGCCCGTACCCATTCCGCCTTTTAGCCTTATAATTTTTGCCTGCCCTACTTAATTGAATATTTATTTCGATTTCTTGCCTTT
Coding sequences within it:
- the LOC132056792 gene encoding uncharacterized protein LOC132056792 encodes the protein MGSETEVILGVDGGTTSTVCVCMPLMHNNIPDPLPIMGRAVAGCSNFNSVGEDVARETLEKVIEEALFDAGVKRSAVQAVCLGLSGVNHPKDQGKILGWLRSTFPSHVKLYIQNDAVAALASGTVGKLHGCVLIAGTGSISYGFTEDGREARAAGAGPVLGDWGR